Proteins from one Flavobacterium branchiarum genomic window:
- a CDS encoding HU family DNA-binding protein produces the protein MTKADIVAKISEKLGLEKGDVQATVETFMNEVKTSLETGDNVYLRGFGSFIVKTRAEKTGRNISKNTTIKIPAHNIPAFKPAKVFVEGVKINNEAK, from the coding sequence ATGACGAAAGCAGATATCGTAGCGAAAATTTCAGAAAAGTTGGGTCTTGAAAAAGGTGACGTACAAGCAACTGTAGAAACTTTTATGAATGAAGTAAAAACTTCATTAGAAACTGGAGACAATGTTTATTTAAGAGGGTTTGGTAGTTTTATTGTAAAAACCAGAGCTGAAAAGACTGGAAGAAACATTTCTAAAAATACCACTATTAAAATTCCAGCACACAACATTCCTGCGTTTAAGCCTGCAAAAGTTTTCGTAGAAGGAGTAAAGATAAATAACGAAGCAAAATAA